In Aegilops tauschii subsp. strangulata cultivar AL8/78 chromosome 3, Aet v6.0, whole genome shotgun sequence, one genomic interval encodes:
- the LOC109752812 gene encoding photosystem II 22 kDa protein 1, chloroplastic, translating into MAQSMLMSGVNGVASGRSLLQAARPSSASTPFSRLALSSSSSAAAYYKHMPSLSVRTMALFGKKTKAAPAKKVVAPKPKTEDGIFGTSGGIGFTKENELFVGRVAMIGFAASILGEAITGKGILSQLNLETGIPIYEAEPLLLFFILFTLLGAIGALGDRGRFVDEQPTTGLDKAVIAPGKGFRSALGLSEGGPLFGFTKSNELFVGRLAQLGIAFSIIGEIITGKGALAQLNIETGVPISEIEPLVLFNVVFFFIAAINPGTGKFISGEEDD; encoded by the exons ATGGCACAGTCGATGCTCATGTCCGGCGTCAACGGCGTGGCCTCCGGCAGGAGCCTGCTGCAGGCGGCCCGGCCGTCGTCGGCGTCCACGCCCTTCTCGCGGCTCGcgctctcctcctcctcgtcggcgGCAGCGTACTACAAGCACATGCCGTCCCTCTCCGTCCGGACCATGGCCCTGTTCGGCAAGAAGACCAAGGCCGCGCCGGCCAAGAAG GTCGTTGCCCCCAAGCCCAAGACCGAGGACGGTATCTTCGGCACGTCCGGCGGGATCGGTTTCACCAAGGAGAACGAGCTCTTCGTCGGCCGTGTTGCCATGATTGGCTTCGCC GCATCGATCTTGGGAGAGGCCATCACCGGCAAGGGCATCCTGTCCCAGCTGAACCTTGAGACCGGCATCCCGATCTACGAGGCGGAgcccctcctcctcttcttcatcctctttACCCTCCTCGGTGCCATCGGCGCGCTCGGAGACCGCGGCAGGTTCGTCGACGAGCAGCCCACCACCGGCCTCGACAAGGCCGTCATCGCCCCCGGCAAAGGCTTCCGCTCCGCCCTCGGTCTCAGCGAGGGAG GGCCGCTGTTCGGGTTCACCAAGTCGAACGAGCTGTTCGTGGGGCGGCTGGCGCAGCTGGGGATCGCCTTCTCCATCATCGGGGAGATCATCACGGGCAAGGGCGCGCTGGCGCAGCTCAACATCGAGACCGGGGTGCCCATCAGCGAGATCGAGCCGCTCGTGCTCTTCAACGTCGTCTTCTTCTTCATCGCCGCCATCAACCCCGGCACCGGCAAGTTCATCAGCGGCGAGGAGGACGACTAG